The Gemmatimonadetes bacterium SCN 70-22 genome has a segment encoding these proteins:
- a CDS encoding peptidase S9, translating into MAALPLGAAPLAAQRPAAAAGGFTLDQVTSYPFPGELGAAAQADRIAWTLNESGVRNVYVAEGPAYTPRRLTNYTQDDGQELTSVQLSPDGRYVVYVRGGDHGSNFDDALPVNPLAMPSPVTVQLWSIPFEGGEPKSLGEGDAPVVSPRSDVVAFERQSQLWVVPLDGSAPARRLFTARGNNGSPTWSPDGSRLAFVSGRGDHAFIGIYNGPDTPITYVAPSTNRDGSPRWSPDGTRLVFVRRPGAGGPAQNVLEQRPTEWALWTADAGTGQGRVLWTSPKTLRGSVPNTHGGVNLHWAAGGRIVFASYMDGWPHLYSIAEGGGAPLLLTPGDFMVEHVRLAPDGRTLVFSANTGPSGDDLHRRHVVTVPVDRAAPRVLTPGSGVEWTPVLLRDGATVAFLGATAQRPPIPMLVPLGGGRARALPGDRIPADFPAARLVTPRAVSYNAEDGVVVHATLFDAGGASGKRRPAIVYVHGGPPRQMLLGWHYSDYYTNAYAMNQYLASQGYVVLSINYRLGIGYGYEFHQPPNAGARGASEYLDVKAAALYLRTLPQVDPAKVGIYGGSYGGYLTALALGRNSDLFAAGVDIHGVHNMAAPTSGAGAALAAATAGATRFEPTDRDRAAEVAWQSSPVSSVGTWTSPVLLIHGDDDRNVRFSQTVDLVQRLAAKGVDYEEIVIVDDTHHWMRHANQRRVNAAIASYFDRKLKGAAP; encoded by the coding sequence ATCGCTGCGCTCCCGCTCGGCGCCGCGCCGCTCGCCGCCCAGCGTCCCGCCGCTGCAGCTGGCGGCTTCACGCTCGACCAGGTGACGAGCTACCCCTTTCCCGGCGAGCTGGGGGCCGCGGCGCAGGCCGATCGCATCGCCTGGACGCTCAACGAGTCGGGGGTGCGCAACGTGTACGTGGCCGAGGGGCCGGCGTACACGCCGCGTCGCCTCACCAACTACACGCAGGACGACGGGCAGGAGCTGACGTCGGTCCAGCTCTCTCCCGACGGCCGGTACGTGGTGTACGTCCGCGGCGGTGACCATGGCTCCAACTTCGACGACGCCCTGCCCGTGAACCCGCTGGCGATGCCCTCGCCGGTGACCGTGCAGCTCTGGAGCATCCCGTTCGAGGGCGGGGAGCCGAAGTCGTTAGGCGAGGGGGATGCCCCCGTGGTCTCGCCCCGCTCCGACGTGGTGGCCTTCGAGCGGCAGAGCCAGCTCTGGGTGGTCCCGCTCGACGGCTCGGCGCCCGCGCGGCGCCTCTTCACGGCGCGGGGAAACAACGGCTCCCCCACCTGGTCCCCCGACGGCAGCCGGCTGGCCTTCGTCTCGGGGCGTGGCGACCACGCGTTCATCGGCATCTACAACGGTCCCGACACGCCGATCACCTACGTCGCGCCGTCGACCAACCGCGACGGCTCGCCCCGCTGGTCGCCCGACGGGACGCGGCTGGTCTTCGTGCGGCGGCCGGGGGCCGGTGGCCCGGCGCAGAACGTCCTGGAGCAACGTCCCACGGAGTGGGCCTTGTGGACCGCCGATGCGGGCACCGGCCAGGGGCGCGTGCTCTGGACGTCGCCGAAGACGCTGCGCGGCTCCGTCCCCAACACCCACGGTGGGGTGAACCTGCACTGGGCGGCGGGGGGGCGCATCGTCTTCGCCTCGTACATGGACGGGTGGCCGCACCTGTACTCGATCGCCGAGGGGGGCGGGGCGCCGCTGCTGCTCACCCCGGGCGACTTCATGGTCGAGCACGTCCGGCTTGCCCCTGACGGACGGACGCTGGTGTTCTCGGCCAACACCGGTCCCTCGGGCGACGACCTGCACCGGCGGCACGTGGTCACCGTCCCCGTGGACCGGGCCGCGCCGCGCGTGCTGACCCCGGGGAGCGGGGTGGAGTGGACCCCGGTCCTGCTGCGCGACGGGGCGACGGTCGCCTTCCTCGGCGCCACCGCCCAGCGTCCCCCCATTCCGATGCTGGTGCCGCTGGGTGGCGGCCGGGCGCGCGCGCTTCCCGGCGACCGCATTCCCGCCGACTTCCCGGCGGCGCGGCTGGTGACCCCCAGGGCCGTCAGCTACAACGCCGAGGATGGCGTCGTGGTCCACGCCACCCTGTTCGACGCCGGGGGCGCGAGCGGGAAACGCCGCCCGGCCATCGTCTACGTGCACGGCGGCCCGCCGCGGCAGATGCTGCTGGGATGGCACTACTCCGACTACTACACCAACGCCTACGCGATGAACCAGTACCTCGCCTCGCAGGGGTACGTGGTCCTCTCGATCAACTACCGGCTGGGCATCGGGTACGGCTACGAGTTCCACCAGCCCCCCAACGCCGGGGCGCGGGGGGCCAGCGAGTACCTCGACGTGAAGGCGGCGGCGCTGTACCTGCGCACCCTCCCGCAGGTGGACCCGGCGAAGGTCGGGATCTACGGCGGCTCGTACGGCGGTTACCTGACCGCGCTCGCGTTAGGCAGGAACTCCGACCTCTTCGCGGCCGGGGTCGACATCCACGGCGTCCACAACATGGCGGCCCCGACCTCGGGGGCGGGGGCCGCGCTTGCCGCCGCGACGGCGGGGGCCACGCGCTTCGAACCCACCGATCGCGATCGGGCCGCCGAGGTGGCGTGGCAGTCCTCTCCCGTCTCGAGCGTCGGCACGTGGACCTCGCCCGTCCTCCTCATCCATGGCGACGACGACCGCAACGTCCGCTTCTCGCAGACCGTCGACCTCGTGCAGCGCCTGGCGGCGAAGGGGGTGGACTACGAGGAGATCGTGATCGTCGACGACACGCACCACTGGATGCGCCACGCCAACCAGCGGCGCGTCAACGCGGCCATCGCGTCCTACTTCGACCGCAAGCTGAAGGGGGCGGCGCCGTAG
- a CDS encoding peptide-methionine (S)-S-oxide reductase, with product MRVTHATRKATLGGGCFWCLEAVYQEVDGVTAIAPGYAGGHVPNPTYEQVCGKETGHAEVVQLTYDPARVSYRTLLEVFFAIHDPTTPNRQGDDIGPQYRSVIFTHDDEQAAVAREIVRELTDEQVFDAPILTGVESLPVFYPAEDYHRNYYRQHTTQPYCAFVIAPKLAKFRKHFAPRMAEGA from the coding sequence ATGAGGGTGACGCACGCGACCCGGAAGGCGACGTTAGGCGGTGGCTGTTTCTGGTGCCTGGAGGCCGTGTACCAGGAGGTGGACGGCGTGACCGCGATCGCCCCCGGCTATGCCGGGGGGCACGTTCCCAACCCCACCTACGAGCAGGTGTGCGGCAAGGAGACCGGGCACGCCGAGGTCGTGCAGCTCACCTACGACCCCGCGCGCGTGTCGTACCGCACCCTCCTGGAGGTCTTCTTCGCCATCCACGATCCCACCACGCCCAACCGCCAGGGCGACGACATCGGACCGCAGTACCGCTCCGTGATCTTCACGCACGACGACGAGCAGGCGGCGGTGGCGCGCGAGATCGTCCGGGAGCTGACCGACGAGCAGGTCTTCGATGCCCCGATCCTGACCGGGGTGGAGTCGCTCCCCGTGTTCTACCCGGCAGAGGACTATCACCGGAACTACTATCGGCAGCACACCACGCAGCCCTACTGCGCCTTCGTGATCGCCCCCAAGCTCGCCAAGTTCCGCAAGCACTTCGCGCCGCGGATGGCGGAGGGGGCGTGA